In Equus caballus isolate H_3958 breed thoroughbred chromosome 25, TB-T2T, whole genome shotgun sequence, one DNA window encodes the following:
- the OR13C7N gene encoding olfactory receptor family 13 subfamily C member 7N (The RefSeq protein has 3 substitutions compared to this genomic sequence), whose product MEVANQSLVAEFVLLGLSDQPKLETTFFVLLLSMYLVILLGNGILILVTILDSQLHTPMYFFLGNLSFLDICYTTSSIPLVLDGFLTPRKTISFSGCAVQMFLSFAMGATECVLLGMMAFDRYVAICNPLRYPVVMSKAAYVPMAASSWVAGGANSLVQISLAVQLPFCGDNVINHFTCEILAVLKLACADISINVISMGVANVIFLGVPVLFIFVSYIFILTTILRIPSAEGQQKAFSTCSAHLTVVVIFYGTILFMYAKPKSKDPLGVDKQDVSDKLISLFYGALTPMLNPIIYSLRNKDVKVAVKKLVTQKCFAQ is encoded by the coding sequence atggAAGTGGCCAACCAATCTCTTGTGGCAGAATTTGTCTTGTTGGGTCTGTCAGATCAGCCAAAGCTGGAGACAACGTTCTTTGTGCTCCTCCTGTCAATGTACCTGGTGATCCTCCTGGGCAATGGGATTCTCATTCTGGTGACCATTCTTGACTCCCAGCTGCATAcgcccatgtacttcttcctgggGAATCTCTCCTTCCTGGACATCTGCTACACAACATCTTCCATCCCTCTAGTCCTGGATGGCTTCCTCACTCCCAGGAAAACCATCTCCTTCTCAGGCTGTGCTGTACAGATGTTTCTCTCCTTTGCCATGGGAGCCACAGAGTGTGTGCTTCTGGGTATGATGGCATTCGATCGCTACGTGGCCATCTGCAACCCCCTTAGATACCCCGTGGTCATGAGCAAGGCTGCCTATGTGCCCATGGCTGCCAGCTCCTGGGTGGCTGGGGGAGCCAACTCCCTGGTGCAGATCTCTCTTGCAGTACAATTACCCTTCTGTGGGGACAATGTCATTAACCACTTCACCTGTGAGATCCTGGCTGTCCTGAAGTTGGCCTGTGCTGACATCTCCATCAATGTGATTAGCATGGAGGTGGCCAATGTGATCTTCCTGGGGCTCCCAGTTCTGTTCATCTTTGTCTCCTACATCTTCATCCTCACCACCATCCTGAGGATTCCCTCAGCTGAGGGCCAGCaaaaggccttctccacctgctctgCCCACCTTACTGTGGTGGTCATCTTCTATGGAACTATCCTATTCATGTACACAAAGCCCAAATCAAAGGACCCCCTGGGAGTGGACAAGCAGGATGTTTCAGACaagctcatttctctcttctaTGGAGCACTGACCCCCATgctcaaccccatcatctacagcctCAGAAACAAGGATGTGAAGGTTGCTGTGAAGAAACTGGTGACTCAGAAATGCTTTGCCCAGTGA